From Mytilus galloprovincialis chromosome 9, xbMytGall1.hap1.1, whole genome shotgun sequence, the proteins below share one genomic window:
- the LOC143044570 gene encoding uncharacterized protein LOC143044570 produces the protein MADSNLKTKDQIAVGCSDNKKSSSNDISFRDMKCKEHTMKGCSFYCKDCKEFICDKCITKAHKEHDVVDEEDYNTELNELLKTQKETEIELSKMSWSKVSQITSGSAEVRDKTEQQQKPEIKVISQFATDSIPIYGLTTCSGDFMFMMLKDYSYGNLNYMYQAGGYTPHMQIKSCCCLRVFDIAVDSNNNILLSVEGESVLRVFNVTTKQISNSNYNVAPLITQGIHVTRERKVIIGCVTPKARSTGRRQQVVIVMDEEGNRVNQYDFDNTNKALFTGPCRISSTSNGNICVVDLDQSLVGRIVVLQQAGNIKQVYDGHLGVNNQDRPFKPTDLLTTPSDNIVVTDCNNHTLHILSCDGVFIAYINTEDLGITAPNCLAYSGSGTFYIGCSTGFYSVQAKIFQVQYSGF, from the coding sequence ATGGCTGACTCAAATTTAAAAACTAAGGACCAGATTGCAGTAGGATGCAGCGATAATAAAAAATCGTCAAGTAATGATATAAGCTTTAGAGATATGAAATGCAAAGAACATACGATGAAGGGCTGCAGCTTTTATTGTAAAGACTGTAAAGAATTTATCTGTGACAAATGCATTACAAAAGCCCATAAAGAACATGATGTGGTAGACGAGGAAGATTATAATACTGAACTGAATGAGCTGCTAAAAACTCAGAAGGAAACAGAGATAGAACTTAGTAAGATGTCATGGTCCAAAGTTAGTCAAATTACATCTGGATCTGCAGAGGTGAGAGATAAAacagaacaacaacaaaaacctgAGATAAAAGTTATTAGCCAATTTGCTACAGATTCAATACCTATATATGGTTTGACAACCTGTTCTGGTGATTTCATGTTCATGATGCTAAAAGATTATTCTTATGGAAATTTGAATTATATGTATCAGGCAGGAGGGTATACACCGCATATGCAGATCAAGTCATGTTGCTGTTTAAGAGTGTTTGATATTGCAGTTGATTCAAACAACAATATACTTTTATCAGTTGAGGGGGAATCAGTACTAAGGGTGTTCAATGTTACAACTAAACAAATTTCCAATTCCAATTACAATGTAGCACCACTGATTACCCAAGGTATACATGTTACAAGGGAGCGGAAAGTTATCATAGGATGTGTAACACCAAAGGCACGGTCCACAGGTCGACGACAACAGGTAGTGATAGTCATGGATGAGGAAGGGAATCGTGTAAATCAGTATGATTTTGACAATACCAACAAAGCATTATTTACAGGACCATGCAGAATAAGTAGTACTAGTAATGGTAACATCTGCGTGGTCGACTTAGACCAATCACTTGTAGGAAGAATTGTAGTGCTACAACAGGCTGGAAACATTAAACAAGTATACGATGGTCATCTGGGTGTCAACAATCAGGACCGACCATTTAAACCTACAGACTTACTAACAACACCCTCGGATAATATTGTAGTGACTGACTGTAACAATCATACACTGCATATACTGAGTTGTGATGGAGTATTTATAGCATACATCAATACTGAGGATTTAGGAATAACTGCACCAAATTGTCTTGCTTACTCTGGATCAGGAACTTTTTATATTGGATGTTCTACTGGATTCTATTCTGTCCAAGCTAAAATTTTCCAAGTGCAGTACTCTGGattttaa